In Syntrophales bacterium, a single window of DNA contains:
- the arsM gene encoding arsenite methyltransferase — protein MKHNNKKIKSIVREKYSRVAISSESGCSKECCSGLLNPAEIASYGETLGYEKDRIAMELNKANLGLGCGNPLAIADLKEGEVVLDLGSGAGFDVFLAAKSVGGKGYVIGVDMTSEMVAIARKNAEELKVSNCEFRLGEIENLPVDDDFVDVVVSNCVINLSPDKRAVYREILRVLRPGGRISISDVLRSGEIPREIKDDPSAYTG, from the coding sequence GTGAAGCATAACAACAAAAAGATTAAGAGTATCGTCAGAGAAAAATATTCCAGGGTTGCGATTTCGTCCGAATCAGGATGTTCAAAGGAATGTTGTAGTGGTTTGCTGAATCCTGCTGAAATTGCGAGTTATGGGGAGACACTTGGTTACGAGAAAGACCGGATTGCTATGGAGTTGAATAAGGCCAATCTCGGTCTTGGATGTGGGAACCCACTGGCCATAGCTGATTTAAAGGAAGGGGAAGTAGTGCTCGATCTGGGAAGTGGGGCAGGATTCGACGTGTTCCTTGCGGCAAAGAGCGTGGGGGGGAAAGGATATGTCATTGGCGTTGACATGACTTCGGAGATGGTGGCCATAGCAAGGAAAAATGCTGAAGAACTCAAAGTTAGTAACTGTGAGTTTCGGCTGGGTGAAATAGAAAACCTTCCTGTTGATGACGATTTTGTAGATGTAGTAGTTTCAAACTGTGTTATAAACCTGTCTCCGGACAAGAGGGCGGTTTACAGGGAAATATTAAGAGTATTAAGACCAGGAGGCCGCATCAGCATATCTGATGTTCTGAGATCCGGCGAAATACCCCGGGAAATTAAAGATGACCCTTCGGCCTACACAGGGTGA
- a CDS encoding metalloregulator ArsR/SmtB family transcription factor has translation MEAYDNRYKYYPADVGVLEKATLETCKGMLVELSRGLAHPARVEIVRMLAHKPPEARCICGDIVNTLPLAQSSVSQHLKVLKETGWIQGEIDGSRVCYCLVDGVMEFYKALIGRFIQNK, from the coding sequence ATGGAAGCTTATGATAATAGATATAAATATTACCCGGCAGACGTCGGGGTTCTTGAGAAAGCTACTCTCGAGACGTGCAAGGGAATGCTTGTAGAACTTTCCAGGGGGCTTGCCCATCCTGCACGGGTTGAGATTGTTCGTATGCTGGCACACAAGCCTCCGGAAGCGAGATGTATCTGCGGAGACATTGTTAATACCCTTCCGCTGGCGCAGTCAAGCGTTTCCCAGCACCTCAAGGTGTTGAAAGAAACAGGGTGGATACAGGGGGAGATTGATGGTTCACGCGTTTGCTACTGTCTTGTAGATGGCGTTATGGAATTTTATAAGGCACTTATTGGAAGGTTTATTCAAAACAAATAG
- a CDS encoding cation:proton antiporter, protein MAINIALIIILGLCADYLFRNIRLPGLIGMLFVGVLVGPYIMNLVSPEMTQVSGEFRQIALIVILLRAGLELRRDTLKRVGRAALIMSTVPAIFEIIGVMLVAPILLSITYLEAAILGTILAAVSPAVVVPLMIDFMDRGRGAKKGIPTLLLGASALDDVFVIVLFTVFLGMYSGNEVHIWAKLADIPISIILGIIVGLVPGYFLLKLFQKYDWRPPKRTLVVLGVAICLTWLEGACEKWVPIASLLGVMAIGFIILEKSEPIAHIISRKLKSLWVFAELLLFVLVGAQVNIHVAWKAGLAGAAVILVGLIFRSIGTYLSLLGYAPRLEGKAFLRGCICS, encoded by the coding sequence ATGGCTATCAATATTGCGTTGATTATTATCTTGGGGCTGTGTGCAGACTATCTTTTTCGGAACATCAGGTTGCCCGGCCTGATTGGGATGTTGTTCGTTGGTGTTTTAGTTGGTCCTTACATCATGAATCTCGTCTCCCCGGAAATGACGCAAGTCTCGGGAGAATTCCGCCAGATTGCCTTGATCGTTATTCTGCTTAGAGCCGGATTGGAACTCCGCCGCGACACCCTGAAAAGAGTTGGCCGCGCCGCACTCATCATGAGCACTGTTCCGGCCATTTTTGAAATAATAGGGGTTATGCTGGTTGCCCCTATATTGTTAAGCATAACTTATCTTGAAGCAGCTATCCTCGGGACTATACTGGCGGCAGTTTCTCCAGCTGTCGTGGTACCGCTCATGATTGATTTTATGGATCGCGGTCGTGGGGCAAAAAAAGGCATCCCCACCCTGCTGCTTGGAGCGTCCGCTTTAGACGATGTCTTTGTCATTGTACTTTTCACCGTATTCTTAGGTATGTACAGTGGGAATGAAGTCCATATTTGGGCCAAGTTGGCTGATATTCCCATTTCTATTATACTTGGAATTATTGTCGGACTCGTACCAGGATATTTCCTCCTAAAACTTTTTCAGAAATATGATTGGCGCCCCCCTAAACGCACCCTGGTGGTTTTGGGTGTCGCCATTTGTCTTACCTGGTTGGAAGGTGCCTGCGAAAAATGGGTCCCAATAGCAAGTCTTCTGGGAGTTATGGCCATCGGATTCATTATCCTCGAAAAATCTGAACCCATTGCTCATATCATTTCCCGAAAACTTAAAAGCCTCTGGGTTTTTGCTGAACTACTTCTCTTTGTTCTTGTGGGTGCACAGGTAAACATCCATGTGGCATGGAAAGCAGGTCTTGCAGGCGCCGCGGTTATTCTGGTAGGCCTCATTTTTCGTAGCATAGGAACATACCTGTCTTTGCTGGGGTACGCCCCTCGACTGGAAGGAAAAGCTTTTTTGCGTGGTTGCATATGTTCCTAA